ATCGCCTCATAATAAGACTGAGTGTCCTTGCTCCAGTAGTGGTCCATTATCTGGGCAAGGTTGTTGTTGGCGTCGTAAGTGTAGGTAAACAACTCGTATTTCGGCACCTCTACACTGCTGAGCTGGTTTTGCGGGCCGTTGTAGGTAGCCGTAACAAATCCGGCATTGACAAAGGCTCCGTTATCTACACGTTGGTACTGCTCCGTGACTATCTGCCCGGCAGCATTGTAGATATACAGGTTCCGATTCACAGGCACAAGCTGGCCGCTTGTTCCATCGCGGCTCTCGTATTCAATGGCTGAAACCTGCCCTTGTGCATTATAGGAAAGCAACCTGCGGCTTTGGGGCTGCAGGCTGCCATTAACCACTGCCTCTTCCAAAACAGCAGTGTTCTGGCCCTGTGCGTTATAGCTATAGGTGCGGCGCGACGAAGGCGAGAGAACCAGTGGAGAGGAGTAAAGGGCCGTCAACAATTGATTTTGCGCATTGTAACTATAAGAGGTAACCGAATTGGCAACCGTACCGAATGAGCCGGGCGTGGCTGCATGGTAACTGGAGTCGGAGGTGATTTGGCCGGCTGCATTGTACTGAAAGATGAATTTCTCCGACCAGTTATGCCCCGACCTGGCAATCAGCTCCCGTTGGGGCAGGTTGGCGGAGTTGAAGTTGGAGTACACAATGTGGGCCGAGTCTTGCCATTGCACCACACCATTGATAACGATGCGCCACTGGCCAAGTACATCGACCAGTTGAAAGGCCGGATTTGCGGTGAACAGCTGGTCTTCGGCGGCACGTTGCGCGGCAGTGCGGTGGCTACGATAGGTAGAAGGCTGCGCCCATGCCGGCAGCGTCGACAGACTGAAAGCGAGTAGAAAAAGTGATTTCATAGGAAAAAGCCAGCGAAGCATTGCGCGTGAAAAAGCGGCCGGGAGCTTCTGCCTCGGGCCGCTTTTTCACGCGCAAGTTTCATGCCCCTATTTCTTCCTGCCGACGAGAATGTGCCACCACGCAGCCTATGCAGAAAAGCAAGAGCGACGTGGCGGGTGGGAGTGCGAATGAGCACGGGGGCAACGTAAAGCCCCGGCCGAAGGTGTCTTCAACCGGGGCTCAAAACTAGAACAACGACAAGCTACGCGCCTGCCGCGGCAACGCTCAGCGGTTGTCCCACTTCACCTGCCACTGCTGCTGGCCGGCGCGCAGGCGCACCAGATACAGGCCGGGCGCCAGCGCCACGCCCGCGAGGGCCACGCGGTGCGGGCCGGCGGCCTGGTTTTCGGCAGTGAGCACTGCGGCTACCGGGCGGCCCAGCAGGTCGCACACGTCCACCGACACGGGGCCGGCCGCGGGCAGCTGGTAGTGCAGGCCGGCTTCGCGGCCCGAGCCGGGGTTGGGGGCCACGGCCAGGCCGATGGCGGCATTCTGGGCGCTGCGGGTGCCGGTGGCCACTTGCACGTAGGCAAACACAGCGCGCTGGTAGTTCTGGTAGGCGCTGGTGTTGGGGTTCCAGGCCTGCAGCGTGGCCATGGCGGGGTCGCCGTTGGGCGCGTAGGTGTAGATGGTTTGCGACGACGGCGCCCAGGCGTTGGTCGTGGCCCAGGTTTCGGTGGTCAGCAGCGACTCGCGGCCCTGCGCGTCGAAGGTGTAGGTGTTGCGGGCCGAGTTGCCGTAGGTGTTGCTGCCCAGCAGCACCGACTCCGTGATGGCCTGCTGCAGTTTGCCGGCGGCGTTGTAGGTGTAGGTGAAGCGCTGCAAGGGGTCCCAGGTGCTGGGGCCGCTGTTGCTCTGGGTTTCGTACACCGACACTTGGCCCAGGGCGTTGTAGCTCCACAGCCGGCGCGCCGTGGTCGAGAAGAAGCCGCTGCTGTAAAACTCCTCCAGCACCTGGGTGCGCTGCCCGGCCGCGTTGTAGCTGTGCGAGTTGCGCTTGAGCGAGTCCCAGGGCGCCGACGCCGAAAAGGCATTTTTGGTCTTGTACCATTCCCAGCGTATCTGGCTGGGCGTGTTGAAGGTGTTTATCGACGCGAAGTAGGCTCCGGTGGGCGCCTGCTGGTACTGGTCGGTGGTGTCGGTCAGGATTTCGCCGGCCGTGGTGTAGCGGTAGCGGTGGCGGCCGTAAAGCACCCAGGCGCTGCCGCTCTTGCGGTCGGTCTGGATGGCAGCGGGCAGCGTGGGCGTCACGTAGCGCAGGTAGCTTTGGCGCTGAAAATCGACCCAGGCCGTGCCGTTCCAGTTTTGGATGATGACTTCCTGCAGCTGCGACACGGTGGCGAGGCGGGCTGCCGCCCCCGGCAACTTGGCCGCGCCGGGCAGTTCGCCGGGCAGTTTGATTTCCAGGCTTTGGGGGGCCTGCGCGGAGCTGCGGTAAGCCAGCAAAGCCGCGCAGGAGAACAGAAGTAGACGTTTGGACATGAAATAAAACA
This DNA window, taken from Hymenobacter sp. 5317J-9, encodes the following:
- a CDS encoding T9SS type A sorting domain-containing protein, yielding MKSLFLLAFSLSTLPAWAQPSTYRSHRTAAQRAAEDQLFTANPAFQLVDVLGQWRIVINGVVQWQDSAHIVYSNFNSANLPQRELIARSGHNWSEKFIFQYNAAGQITSDSSYHAATPGSFGTVANSVTSYSYNAQNQLLTALYSSPLVLSPSSRRTYSYNAQGQNTAVLEEAVVNGSLQPQSRRLLSYNAQGQVSAIEYESRDGTSGQLVPVNRNLYIYNAAGQIVTEQYQRVDNGAFVNAGFVTATYNGPQNQLSSVEVPKYELFTYTYDANNNLAQIMDHYWSKDTQSYYEAIRISFSYQRAAVLSARTGALNAGLSVAPNPANQAGVATLHYTLPSAALTGATVLDLTGRTVATLPTTVQSVGPHTLALPITKLSTGLYIVQLTAGTQSQRIKLRVE
- a CDS encoding T9SS type A sorting domain-containing protein, yielding MSKRLLLFSCAALLAYRSSAQAPQSLEIKLPGELPGAAKLPGAAARLATVSQLQEVIIQNWNGTAWVDFQRQSYLRYVTPTLPAAIQTDRKSGSAWVLYGRHRYRYTTAGEILTDTTDQYQQAPTGAYFASINTFNTPSQIRWEWYKTKNAFSASAPWDSLKRNSHSYNAAGQRTQVLEEFYSSGFFSTTARRLWSYNALGQVSVYETQSNSGPSTWDPLQRFTYTYNAAGKLQQAITESVLLGSNTYGNSARNTYTFDAQGRESLLTTETWATTNAWAPSSQTIYTYAPNGDPAMATLQAWNPNTSAYQNYQRAVFAYVQVATGTRSAQNAAIGLAVAPNPGSGREAGLHYQLPAAGPVSVDVCDLLGRPVAAVLTAENQAAGPHRVALAGVALAPGLYLVRLRAGQQQWQVKWDNR